The Candidatus Accumulibacter similis genome has a segment encoding these proteins:
- a CDS encoding sigma-70 family RNA polymerase sigma factor: protein MSRSLRKLKLDGMPYFRRDVVESEIQDLADVSASELERRAGLWSSREPGFISPEALLYFVRNAAPGAYREKLTEKLLGRVASRVGPITNSGGDTVSLTGLNIREEVVDHFVDLLLSDRNEYDERLDYYEVNFNAAIAADRHDANVRHWKLENRNDELESEDGEVTAQVESAVGSYDPFESDEFDKKDYRLLLDDAIDRLPELQRRIVVMWRQDIPIESNDPSIESISKVLGKSEKTIRTHRDKAFASLKRFLERKGMVR from the coding sequence GTGTCACGCTCCCTCCGCAAACTCAAGCTCGACGGGATGCCGTATTTCAGGCGAGACGTGGTCGAATCCGAGATTCAAGATCTCGCTGACGTCAGTGCATCAGAACTTGAGCGTCGCGCTGGCCTGTGGTCGAGTAGGGAACCCGGATTCATCTCCCCCGAAGCGCTGCTGTACTTCGTGCGCAACGCGGCCCCAGGCGCTTACCGAGAGAAGCTGACCGAGAAACTTCTTGGTCGCGTGGCCAGCCGAGTTGGGCCTATCACCAATTCGGGCGGCGATACCGTCTCTCTGACTGGGTTGAACATCCGAGAGGAAGTCGTTGACCACTTCGTCGACCTGCTGCTCAGCGACCGGAACGAGTATGACGAGCGCCTCGACTACTATGAGGTCAACTTCAACGCAGCCATCGCGGCAGATCGCCACGATGCGAACGTTCGCCACTGGAAGCTTGAGAACCGGAACGATGAGCTGGAGAGCGAGGACGGCGAAGTTACTGCCCAGGTGGAATCCGCCGTCGGCAGCTACGACCCGTTCGAATCCGACGAATTTGACAAGAAAGATTACCGGCTCCTACTAGACGACGCGATTGACAGGCTGCCTGAACTTCAAAGGAGAATCGTCGTGATGTGGCGCCAAGATATTCCCATCGAGTCCAATGACCCCTCGATCGAGTCCATCAGCAAAGTGCTGGGAAAGTCGGAAAAGACCATCCGCACGCATCGAGACAAGGCCTTTGCATCGCTGAAGCGATTCCTTGAGCGAAAGGGGATGGTGCGATGA
- a CDS encoding efflux RND transporter periplasmic adaptor subunit produces MSYQSSLWTRTLCASAIAFSLSSTALAADEFAVSTAQMQALGVQLQRLDKPASIPGMTYPARVVLPPSQEYVVSAPLAGVVDQLLIGQNEAVKPGQALLRLASPELGEQQLKLMEAASRNRLAQRTLQREKQLASEGIVPERRAQDAQNAAAEEQARVRQAEAALRLAGLDAASIRRVAEGSAMQDALVIRARAGGIVTELSIKPGQRVAPSDPLVRVADTGKLWLDIQLPVERQSQVTARGGQVGIVGRDASAVTASLGSTVSDNQTIVLRAQVTRGAALLRPGEFVQAQVAFAGGGEGWPVPVAAVARQDGKAYVFVRTDKGFVATPVEVLDSAGQALRIKGALRPGQEIAITSVIGLKAAWLGKGGGEKGE; encoded by the coding sequence ATGTCTTACCAATCTTCACTTTGGACGCGCACGCTCTGCGCTTCCGCAATCGCGTTCTCTCTCTCGTCGACGGCCTTGGCTGCCGACGAGTTCGCCGTTTCCACCGCGCAGATGCAGGCCCTGGGCGTACAGCTACAGCGCCTGGACAAGCCTGCATCCATTCCGGGCATGACCTATCCAGCCCGCGTCGTGCTGCCTCCCTCGCAGGAATACGTCGTCAGCGCGCCGCTGGCCGGCGTGGTCGATCAATTGCTGATCGGTCAGAACGAAGCCGTCAAGCCGGGGCAGGCCTTGCTCCGCTTGGCCAGCCCGGAATTGGGCGAGCAGCAGCTCAAGCTGATGGAAGCGGCCTCACGCAACCGCTTGGCGCAACGAACCCTGCAACGAGAGAAGCAACTGGCATCCGAAGGTATCGTGCCCGAGCGCCGGGCGCAGGACGCACAGAACGCCGCCGCCGAGGAGCAAGCCCGCGTGCGACAGGCTGAGGCCGCCTTGCGGCTGGCCGGATTGGATGCCGCATCCATACGCCGCGTTGCTGAAGGCAGCGCCATGCAGGATGCGCTAGTCATCCGGGCACGCGCCGGGGGCATCGTGACCGAGCTGAGCATCAAGCCCGGCCAGCGCGTAGCACCCTCCGATCCCTTGGTGCGGGTTGCCGACACCGGCAAGCTGTGGCTCGACATTCAATTGCCGGTGGAGCGTCAGTCGCAGGTGACGGCACGCGGCGGTCAAGTGGGCATCGTAGGTCGGGATGCGAGCGCCGTCACCGCAAGCCTGGGCAGCACGGTCAGCGACAACCAGACCATCGTGCTGCGCGCGCAGGTCACGCGCGGGGCGGCGTTGCTGCGGCCGGGCGAGTTCGTGCAGGCCCAAGTGGCCTTTGCCGGTGGCGGCGAAGGCTGGCCGGTGCCGGTCGCCGCCGTGGCGCGACAGGACGGCAAAGCCTATGTCTTTGTGCGCACCGACAAGGGCTTCGTGGCCACGCCGGTGGAGGTACTGGACAGCGCCGGCCAGGCCCTGCGCATAAAGGGCGCGCTGCGCCCCGGCCAGGAGATCGCCATCACGTCCGTGATCGGCCTGAAAGCAGCCTGGCTCGGCAAGGGCGGCGGCGAGAAGGGTGAATGA
- the cadA gene encoding cadmium-translocating P-type ATPase, with translation MNHLADTSKSSVLGLMTRERWIEVGRIVLTGAVALLYWRQLVPLYVLWAAVGIGLYPLVKTGLIDLFTERKIGTEIFVTIATLVAVFGGETVAGAVLMVIILIAEFIAELNTDRARASIKELIGAVPQTALVREDGTERTVPITAVKAGQVVLVRTGEKIPVDGVVVGGSAAVNQAPITGESVPQDKTEGTQVFAGTIVESGAIDVRTDRVGGDTIFSRIIALVESAESERAPVQKLADKVASWLIPVVLIFLVGVFLVTRDVSKVVTLLIFTSPAELGLATPLVMIAAIARAARSGILIKGGLYLELLAKADAVVFDKTGTLTANKPEVVQVQSFDPTLNEDDLLRLAAAADRRSAHPLAKAVFEGATRRSIQVPEPQTFEQLQARGVKATVDGKIVLVGNPALLLEAGVTIDQPVAESGRTPVHVAVDGKLVGVIFIADTLRQGARAAIASLKESGVKRVVMLTGDNAATANAIAGELGVDDVKADLMPEGKVVAISELQKQGLKVAMVGDGVNDAPALASADVGIAMGGGGAQAALEAADIALMTDDLSKIVAARSIARRSYRTIQENLWVGVGVVHVLGITAALLGWIGPIQAAFIHLGPDVLVFLNSVKLLRVKIAGT, from the coding sequence ATGAACCACCTAGCTGATACATCTAAGAGTAGCGTCCTCGGGCTCATGACGCGGGAGCGCTGGATCGAGGTCGGGCGCATCGTGTTGACGGGAGCCGTCGCACTGCTCTATTGGCGGCAGCTTGTCCCGCTCTACGTCCTGTGGGCAGCGGTCGGCATCGGCCTTTACCCGCTAGTCAAGACCGGGCTGATTGATCTGTTCACCGAACGAAAAATCGGTACCGAAATCTTCGTCACGATTGCAACGCTCGTCGCGGTGTTCGGCGGCGAAACGGTTGCCGGCGCTGTGTTGATGGTCATCATCCTCATTGCCGAGTTCATCGCCGAGTTGAACACTGATCGCGCGCGGGCATCCATCAAGGAACTGATCGGCGCTGTGCCGCAGACGGCACTGGTCCGCGAGGATGGCACGGAGCGCACAGTGCCCATCACCGCGGTCAAGGCCGGGCAAGTCGTTCTCGTGCGTACCGGCGAGAAGATTCCGGTTGACGGCGTGGTGGTCGGCGGCAGCGCTGCAGTGAATCAGGCGCCGATCACTGGCGAAAGCGTGCCCCAGGACAAAACCGAGGGCACGCAAGTCTTCGCCGGAACAATCGTCGAATCCGGTGCGATCGACGTGCGCACGGATAGGGTCGGCGGCGACACGATCTTTTCCCGCATCATTGCCTTGGTCGAGAGCGCCGAGTCCGAAAGAGCACCAGTACAGAAGCTGGCGGACAAGGTGGCGAGCTGGCTGATCCCGGTCGTTCTGATCTTTCTGGTCGGCGTATTCCTCGTCACGCGCGATGTCTCGAAGGTGGTGACGCTGTTGATCTTCACATCGCCGGCAGAGCTTGGCTTGGCGACACCGCTCGTCATGATTGCCGCAATCGCCCGCGCCGCGCGGAGCGGCATTCTGATCAAGGGCGGCCTCTATCTGGAGCTGCTGGCGAAGGCCGACGCGGTGGTCTTTGATAAGACCGGCACGCTGACCGCGAATAAGCCGGAGGTCGTACAGGTTCAGTCCTTTGACCCGACCCTCAATGAGGACGATCTTCTGCGCCTTGCGGCTGCGGCAGACCGACGCTCTGCGCATCCGCTGGCCAAAGCTGTTTTCGAGGGTGCGACGCGCCGAAGCATTCAGGTACCGGAGCCACAGACTTTTGAACAGTTGCAGGCACGCGGCGTCAAGGCGACCGTCGACGGCAAGATCGTACTGGTGGGCAATCCGGCGCTGCTGCTTGAAGCCGGGGTGACGATCGACCAACCTGTCGCAGAGTCCGGCCGCACCCCGGTGCATGTGGCGGTAGACGGCAAGCTTGTCGGTGTCATCTTCATTGCGGACACGTTGAGGCAGGGAGCGCGTGCGGCGATTGCCTCGCTCAAGGAAAGCGGCGTCAAGCGTGTCGTCATGTTGACAGGAGACAACGCCGCAACGGCCAACGCGATCGCGGGCGAACTCGGAGTAGATGACGTTAAAGCCGACCTGATGCCGGAGGGCAAGGTCGTCGCGATCTCAGAACTTCAGAAGCAAGGGCTCAAGGTCGCCATGGTCGGCGATGGCGTCAACGACGCGCCCGCACTGGCGAGCGCAGATGTCGGCATCGCCATGGGCGGCGGCGGTGCCCAAGCAGCCCTTGAGGCCGCAGACATCGCGTTGATGACCGACGACCTGAGCAAGATCGTGGCTGCACGCAGCATTGCACGCCGCTCCTACCGCACCATCCAGGAGAACCTGTGGGTTGGTGTCGGTGTCGTGCATGTGCTGGGAATCACCGCCGCGTTGCTGGGATGGATCGGACCGATTCAGGCCGCCTTCATCCACCTCGGCCCTGACGTCCTGGTGTTCCTGAATTCCGTGAAGCTGTTGCGGGTGAAGATCGCTGGTACGTGA
- a CDS encoding MFS transporter: MLQILANRTYRHLFLAQVIALVGTGLATVALGLLAYQLAGADAGTVLGTAFAIKMVAYVGVAPVATALADRFPRRTMLVCLDLVRAAVALLLPFVSQAWQVYVLIFVLQAASAAFTPTFQATIPDVLPDEKEYTQALSLSRLAYDLESLVSPMLAAALLTVVSFHNLFAGTVVGFLASAALVVSVVLPSPKASEHRGIYDRTTRGLRIYLATPRLRGLWAVQAGVAAAGAMVFVNTVVLVQSAWSLSQTQVALALATFGAGSMVAALALPRALERLPDRPVMLAGLAVLVLGLALGSIVQGMNGLLPLWFVLGLGYSAAQTPSGRLLRRSAHPEDRPSVYAAQFALSHACWLVFYPLAGWLGARAGLPWAFAVHCAAAIVALVLTLKLWPADDPEVLEHEHHDLPPGHAHADGTEPRTAGLRHTHPYVVDDLHPRWPGLER; this comes from the coding sequence ATGCTGCAGATTCTTGCCAACCGCACGTACCGACACCTGTTTCTCGCACAGGTGATCGCGCTCGTCGGTACGGGATTGGCGACGGTGGCGCTCGGGCTGCTGGCATACCAGTTGGCCGGCGCGGATGCGGGAACGGTGCTCGGCACCGCATTCGCGATCAAGATGGTGGCCTACGTCGGTGTGGCGCCGGTCGCAACTGCGCTGGCTGACCGATTCCCTCGCCGCACGATGCTGGTCTGTCTGGATCTGGTACGTGCTGCCGTTGCGCTACTGCTGCCTTTCGTTTCGCAGGCGTGGCAGGTCTATGTCCTGATCTTCGTACTGCAAGCGGCGTCGGCGGCCTTCACGCCCACCTTCCAGGCGACGATCCCCGACGTACTGCCCGATGAGAAGGAATACACCCAGGCGCTCTCGCTTTCGCGCTTGGCCTACGACCTGGAAAGCCTCGTGAGCCCGATGCTGGCGGCGGCGCTTCTAACGGTCGTCAGCTTTCACAACTTGTTCGCCGGCACAGTCGTCGGCTTTCTTGCGTCCGCCGCGCTTGTGGTTTCAGTCGTGCTGCCGAGCCCCAAGGCGAGCGAGCATCGCGGCATCTACGACCGCACGACGCGCGGCCTGCGCATCTACCTCGCGACTCCCCGGTTGCGGGGACTATGGGCCGTGCAGGCCGGCGTAGCAGCGGCCGGTGCCATGGTCTTCGTGAACACCGTGGTGCTGGTGCAGTCCGCTTGGAGCTTGAGCCAAACCCAGGTCGCATTGGCCTTGGCGACATTCGGTGCAGGGTCCATGGTGGCAGCGCTGGCCTTGCCCCGGGCACTGGAGCGCTTACCCGATCGGCCAGTGATGCTCGCAGGTTTAGCCGTGCTGGTGCTGGGCCTGGCCCTTGGGTCGATCGTTCAGGGAATGAATGGCCTGCTGCCGTTGTGGTTCGTGCTCGGCCTTGGATACTCCGCTGCTCAGACGCCTTCGGGTCGGTTGCTGCGCCGCTCTGCGCATCCAGAAGATAGACCGTCGGTGTACGCGGCGCAGTTCGCGCTATCACATGCCTGCTGGCTGGTGTTCTATCCATTGGCCGGGTGGCTTGGGGCAAGAGCGGGGCTTCCCTGGGCCTTCGCAGTGCACTGTGCGGCAGCGATCGTCGCGCTTGTACTGACCCTCAAGCTATGGCCGGCCGATGACCCGGAAGTGCTTGAGCATGAGCACCATGACCTACCGCCAGGTCACGCGCACGCGGATGGCACCGAGCCAAGGACCGCAGGACTGCGCCATACCCACCCCTATGTGGTGGACGACTTGCACCCACGCTGGCCGGGCTTAGAACGATGA
- a CDS encoding LysR family transcriptional regulator: MEFRLLRYFIAVAEELHLARAAERLGIEQSPVSRAMRDLERLLDVQLFDRSTRQTRLTWAGKVLLGEARRVLATVDHAVQATKSAAQGYQGTLRIGICDSLAQPRIALLLARSREEEPELGIRVFELPFSQQLKGLHNDLLDIGFALSDGVNDGLVAEPAWSDPLSVIVPARHPLLAHVQVKLQDALKFPLVLCHPDAGSGCHSQIQAVLDGAAVTPKVADHVTSLGVMLTLVGAGYGIGFAIGSQVQTWQRPDIAIRPLAGTAPTLTTFLLRRQGEPSEPMKRFISRVKAIGGAPGGETGA, from the coding sequence ATGGAGTTCAGGTTGTTGCGCTACTTCATCGCCGTAGCGGAGGAGTTGCACTTGGCCCGAGCGGCCGAACGTTTAGGCATCGAGCAGTCGCCGGTGTCGCGTGCGATGCGCGACCTCGAACGTTTGCTTGACGTGCAGTTGTTCGACCGCAGCACGCGCCAAACGCGCCTGACCTGGGCTGGCAAAGTGCTGTTGGGCGAAGCCCGGCGCGTGCTCGCAACGGTCGATCATGCGGTACAGGCGACCAAGAGCGCGGCCCAAGGCTATCAGGGCACATTGCGCATCGGCATCTGCGACAGCCTGGCCCAGCCGCGCATCGCGTTGCTGTTGGCCCGTAGCCGCGAGGAAGAGCCAGAGTTGGGCATCCGCGTCTTTGAGTTGCCGTTCTCGCAGCAGCTCAAAGGCCTGCACAACGACCTGCTCGACATCGGCTTTGCGCTATCGGATGGAGTCAACGACGGGCTGGTGGCCGAGCCGGCTTGGAGCGATCCGCTGTCGGTGATTGTGCCGGCGCGCCATCCGCTGCTTGCTCATGTCCAAGTCAAGTTGCAGGATGCCTTGAAGTTCCCGTTGGTGCTGTGCCACCCGGATGCAGGTTCGGGCTGTCACAGCCAAATCCAGGCGGTGCTGGATGGAGCAGCCGTAACACCCAAGGTAGCCGACCACGTGACGAGCCTGGGCGTGATGTTGACACTGGTGGGCGCAGGCTATGGCATTGGTTTCGCGATCGGTTCGCAGGTGCAGACTTGGCAGCGCCCGGACATCGCAATCCGGCCGCTGGCCGGCACGGCGCCGACGCTGACCACGTTCCTGCTGCGCCGCCAGGGAGAGCCGTCCGAGCCGATGAAGCGCTTCATCAGTCGCGTGAAGGCGATTGGCGGGGCACCAGGCGGTGAGACTGGCGCTTGA
- a CDS encoding metal-sensing transcriptional repressor, translated as MHTHHSDTHQSHPAIVKRLRRAGGHLNSIVEMIEQGRSCLDIAQQLQAVEKAIQQAKKTLIQDHLDHCLEDVVGPLARDQRESMAEFKEITRYL; from the coding sequence ATGCACACACATCACTCCGATACACATCAGTCACATCCCGCGATCGTTAAGCGGCTGCGCCGCGCCGGAGGTCATCTGAACAGCATCGTGGAAATGATCGAGCAAGGCCGCTCCTGCCTCGACATCGCACAGCAGCTACAGGCGGTGGAGAAGGCGATTCAGCAGGCGAAGAAGACGCTCATTCAGGACCACCTTGATCACTGCCTGGAGGATGTGGTTGGCCCCTTGGCGCGCGATCAACGCGAGTCCATGGCCGAGTTCAAAGAGATCACCCGATACCTGTGA
- a CDS encoding efflux RND transporter permease subunit, whose amino-acid sequence MLTRLVQFALAQRLFVLLAGALLAGAGWYAFRNLPIDAFPDVASTQVKIIMKAPGMTPEEIETRIAVPIEVEMLGIPNQRILRSMSKYGIVDITVDFEDATDIYWARQQVAERLSNISADLPSGISGGMAPITTPLGEMFMFTVESKEMSLEERRSLLDWVIRPALRSVPGVADVNALGGKVRTFEIVPDPVKLAAVGLSTTQLRKAIEENNRNDGAGRLREGDEVLLVRSEGSIRTMEDLRAIVVKAEGGASVRVADVAQVREGYLTRYGVVTQSGKGEAVEGLVLGLAGANAQKVVQGVTQKLEELKPTLPKGVEIKVFYNRANLVETAVGTVSKALLEATVLVLVLLGAFLGNLRAAVTVAAVLPLSALATFILMRWYGMSANLMSLGGLAIALGMLVDGAVVVVENIVQHLAHDGKDKLPRQHVVFRAVREVAAPVAAGILIIAVVFLPLMTLQGLEGKFFVPVAMTIVFALASSLILSLTVIPVLSSFLFKKVQHDDPWLPRQALRLYSPILDFALRRQTLVFIVAGVMLALAVGVYTLVGKTFMPTMDEGDIIVGIEKLPSVSLEQTAELDLKIHQALMKGVPEITGVVARAGADEIGLDPMSLNQTDTFLVLKPRSEWPAGGKPALEDKIRGVLDQLPGVVYSFTQPIDMRVSEMIIGVRGDVAIKIFGPDLKTLNDLAAQVEKLVKEVPGNQDVYTVENDGVQYLRVVVDRLAAGRYGLSVEEVQDALRVQIEGMRAGTVIDGNRRIPIVVRGPDGVKVSPAEFAALHITTPGGQSVALDQLARLERESGPVKIDREMGSRYGVVIANVTGRDLVGFVEEAKAKIAQSVQLPTGYRIAWGGQFENQQRAAARLALVVPLSLGFIFVILFSTFGSVRQALLVLSNVPFALVGGIMGLWLTGEYLSVPASVGFIALLGIAVLNGVVLVSYFNQLHAEGLPLVECVTQGARRRLRPVLMTASITAFGLIPLLFATGPGSEIQRPLAIVVIGGLITATALTLILLPILYLRFAHAKPSAAPEVSHA is encoded by the coding sequence ATGCTGACCCGTCTCGTTCAATTCGCGCTCGCGCAGCGCTTGTTCGTCCTGCTGGCCGGCGCCTTGTTGGCCGGTGCGGGCTGGTATGCCTTCCGCAACCTGCCGATCGATGCGTTTCCCGACGTAGCGAGCACGCAGGTCAAGATCATCATGAAGGCCCCGGGCATGACGCCCGAGGAGATCGAAACTCGCATCGCCGTACCGATCGAAGTCGAGATGCTGGGCATTCCCAACCAGCGCATCCTGCGCTCGATGTCCAAGTACGGCATCGTCGACATCACGGTCGATTTTGAGGACGCCACCGACATCTATTGGGCACGTCAGCAAGTGGCTGAACGGCTGTCCAACATCAGTGCCGATCTGCCTAGCGGCATCAGCGGTGGCATGGCGCCGATCACGACGCCGCTCGGCGAAATGTTCATGTTCACCGTCGAGTCCAAAGAGATGTCGCTGGAGGAGCGACGTAGCTTGCTCGACTGGGTGATCCGGCCCGCCCTGCGTTCGGTGCCGGGCGTGGCGGATGTCAATGCGCTGGGCGGCAAGGTGCGCACGTTCGAGATCGTTCCCGACCCAGTGAAGCTCGCCGCGGTGGGCCTGTCCACCACGCAGTTGCGGAAAGCCATCGAGGAAAACAACCGCAATGACGGCGCTGGCCGTCTGCGTGAAGGCGATGAAGTGCTGCTGGTGCGCAGCGAAGGCAGCATCAGGACCATGGAGGATCTGCGCGCCATCGTCGTCAAGGCCGAGGGCGGCGCGAGCGTGCGCGTTGCCGACGTTGCCCAGGTGCGCGAGGGCTATCTCACGCGCTACGGCGTGGTGACGCAAAGCGGTAAGGGCGAGGCCGTGGAAGGCCTGGTGCTCGGGTTGGCCGGCGCCAATGCACAGAAAGTTGTGCAAGGCGTGACGCAGAAGCTGGAAGAACTCAAGCCCACCTTGCCCAAGGGCGTCGAGATCAAGGTCTTCTACAACCGCGCCAATCTCGTGGAGACGGCCGTGGGCACCGTGTCTAAGGCGCTGCTGGAGGCGACCGTGCTGGTGCTGGTGCTGCTGGGGGCCTTCCTGGGCAACCTGCGGGCCGCGGTGACGGTGGCTGCGGTGCTGCCACTGTCAGCGCTGGCCACCTTCATCCTGATGCGCTGGTATGGCATGTCGGCCAACCTGATGAGCCTGGGTGGTCTGGCTATCGCGCTGGGCATGCTGGTGGACGGTGCGGTGGTGGTGGTCGAAAACATCGTCCAGCACCTGGCCCATGACGGCAAGGACAAGCTACCGCGCCAGCACGTGGTGTTCCGGGCGGTGCGCGAGGTGGCTGCCCCCGTGGCTGCCGGCATTCTGATCATCGCCGTCGTGTTCCTTCCCTTGATGACGCTGCAAGGTCTGGAAGGCAAGTTCTTCGTGCCCGTGGCGATGACGATCGTGTTCGCGCTCGCCAGTTCGCTCATCCTGTCGCTGACCGTCATTCCCGTGCTGTCGTCCTTCCTGTTCAAGAAGGTGCAGCACGACGATCCCTGGCTGCCGCGCCAGGCACTGCGGCTGTATTCGCCGATCCTGGACTTTGCCCTGCGCCGGCAGACGCTGGTCTTCATCGTGGCTGGCGTCATGCTGGCGCTCGCGGTGGGTGTCTACACCCTGGTGGGCAAGACCTTCATGCCGACCATGGACGAAGGCGACATCATCGTCGGCATCGAGAAGCTGCCCTCGGTGAGCCTGGAGCAGACGGCGGAACTCGACCTCAAGATTCATCAGGCGTTGATGAAGGGCGTGCCCGAGATCACCGGCGTCGTCGCGCGAGCCGGCGCCGACGAGATCGGCCTGGACCCCATGAGCCTGAACCAGACCGACACCTTCCTCGTGCTCAAGCCACGCAGCGAATGGCCCGCAGGCGGCAAGCCGGCGCTGGAAGACAAGATTCGCGGCGTGCTCGACCAGTTGCCGGGCGTGGTCTACAGCTTCACGCAGCCGATCGACATGCGCGTGTCCGAGATGATCATCGGCGTGCGCGGCGACGTGGCGATCAAGATCTTCGGGCCGGACTTGAAAACGCTCAATGACCTCGCCGCCCAGGTCGAAAAGCTGGTCAAGGAAGTGCCCGGCAACCAGGACGTCTACACCGTCGAGAACGATGGCGTGCAGTACCTGCGTGTGGTGGTCGATCGGCTGGCCGCAGGACGCTACGGTCTGTCGGTTGAGGAGGTGCAGGACGCCCTGCGTGTGCAGATCGAGGGTATGCGCGCCGGCACGGTGATCGACGGCAACCGGCGCATCCCGATCGTGGTACGCGGGCCGGACGGCGTGAAGGTGTCACCGGCAGAATTCGCGGCGCTCCACATCACCACGCCTGGCGGACAGAGCGTGGCGCTGGATCAGCTTGCCAGGCTGGAGCGCGAAAGCGGCCCAGTGAAGATCGACCGCGAGATGGGCAGCCGCTATGGCGTGGTGATCGCCAACGTCACCGGGCGCGATCTGGTGGGCTTCGTCGAAGAGGCCAAGGCCAAGATCGCGCAGTCGGTGCAGCTACCCACCGGCTACCGCATTGCCTGGGGTGGGCAGTTCGAGAACCAGCAGCGCGCGGCCGCGCGCTTGGCACTGGTGGTGCCGTTGTCGCTGGGCTTCATCTTCGTGATCCTGTTCTCCACCTTTGGCTCGGTGCGCCAAGCCCTGCTGGTGCTGAGCAATGTTCCCTTCGCGCTGGTGGGCGGCATCATGGGGCTGTGGTTGACGGGCGAGTACCTGTCCGTGCCGGCCTCGGTGGGTTTCATTGCCCTGCTGGGCATCGCCGTGCTCAACGGCGTGGTGCTGGTGAGTTACTTCAATCAGTTGCATGCCGAAGGCCTGCCGCTCGTCGAGTGCGTCACCCAGGGCGCGAGAAGGCGCTTGCGGCCGGTGCTGATGACCGCATCGATCACCGCTTTCGGGTTGATACCACTGTTGTTCGCCACCGGCCCAGGCTCGGAAATCCAGCGCCCGTTGGCCATCGTTGTCATCGGCGGACTGATCACGGCCACCGCCCTGACGCTGATCCTACTGCCCATCCTTTACCTGAGATTCGCACACGCCAAGCCGTCGGCGGCCCCGGAGGTGAGTCATGCCTAA
- a CDS encoding metal/formaldehyde-sensitive transcriptional repressor: MNHTVREKPKLLARVRRIRGQLEGIERALEAEKRSAEVLHQIVAARGALTGLMREVMEGHINSHIANPQDPGDGTREQGAAELIAILRSYMK, translated from the coding sequence ATGAATCACACAGTCAGGGAGAAGCCAAAGCTCCTCGCTCGTGTGCGTCGCATCCGCGGACAGCTAGAGGGGATCGAGCGTGCTCTGGAAGCCGAAAAGAGATCTGCCGAGGTCCTGCATCAGATCGTTGCGGCACGCGGCGCGCTGACGGGCTTGATGCGCGAAGTCATGGAGGGGCACATCAACTCGCACATCGCCAATCCGCAGGACCCCGGAGACGGTACGCGCGAGCAAGGCGCTGCGGAACTGATCGCAATTCTGCGCAGCTATATGAAGTGA